A portion of the Stigmatella aurantiaca DW4/3-1 genome contains these proteins:
- the rsmA gene encoding 16S rRNA (adenine(1518)-N(6)/adenine(1519)-N(6))-dimethyltransferase RsmA translates to MESPRDILKRHGLHAKYSWGQNFLGDERALQGIADALALRPGEPVVELGPGLGHLTRFLAATGAQVTAVERDRDMISVLEKEAIPGVRVVAGNAATVDFAQAAGVPQVAVVGNLPYHLTSSILFQVLDQRAQVSRAVFTLQKEVVERLAAEPGTRDYGLLSVLLGLHFGIEHLFTLESRLFHPPPKVDSAVVRLTRLASPLAPVVDEERFTRVVKASFAHRRKTLLNSLKSDRTLATPEQYVHALEAAGIDPMRRAETLSPQEFAALERGLGPLTEGA, encoded by the coding sequence GTGGAATCTCCGCGAGACATTCTCAAGCGGCACGGGCTGCATGCGAAGTACAGCTGGGGGCAGAACTTCCTTGGCGATGAGCGGGCGCTCCAGGGCATCGCCGATGCGCTGGCCCTTCGCCCGGGCGAGCCCGTGGTGGAGCTGGGCCCCGGGCTGGGGCACCTCACGCGGTTCCTGGCGGCCACGGGGGCACAGGTCACCGCCGTGGAGCGGGACCGGGACATGATCTCCGTGCTGGAGAAGGAGGCCATCCCCGGGGTGCGCGTGGTGGCGGGCAATGCCGCCACGGTGGACTTCGCGCAGGCGGCCGGGGTGCCGCAGGTGGCCGTGGTGGGCAACCTGCCGTACCACCTGACGAGCTCCATCCTCTTCCAGGTGCTGGATCAGCGCGCCCAGGTGTCCCGGGCCGTCTTCACCCTCCAGAAAGAGGTGGTGGAGCGGCTCGCCGCGGAGCCAGGGACGCGGGACTACGGCTTGCTCTCCGTCCTGTTGGGGCTCCACTTCGGCATCGAGCACTTGTTCACGCTGGAATCCCGCCTGTTCCACCCCCCTCCCAAGGTGGACTCGGCGGTGGTGCGGCTCACGCGGCTGGCGTCGCCGCTCGCCCCGGTGGTGGACGAGGAGCGCTTCACCCGCGTGGTGAAGGCCTCCTTTGCCCATCGCCGCAAGACGCTGCTCAACTCGCTCAAGTCGGACCGGACGCTGGCCACCCCCGAGCAGTACGTGCACGCCCTGGAGGCGGCGGGCATCGACCCCATGCGCCGCGCGGAGACGCTGTCGCCTCAGGAGTTCGCGGCCCTGGAGCGGGGGCTGGGCCCCTTGACGGAAGGGGCCTGA
- the tsaD gene encoding tRNA (adenosine(37)-N6)-threonylcarbamoyltransferase complex transferase subunit TsaD — protein sequence MLVLGLETSCDETAAALVEDGRRVLSDVVSTQVDIHRRWGGVVPELASRNHIVQVMPVLHEALTRAGKTLDDVDLISVTSGPGLIGALLVGVQVAKSLSLATGKPFVGANHLEGHLLAIRLLEDAPEPPFLGLVVSGGHTSFYEVQDYGRYRLVGSTRDDAAGEAYDKTARILGLPYPGGLPIDQLAQKGNPQAIHFPRALPQADTLDVSFSGLKTSVLNHVRKQGVPQGQALADLCASFQEAVADALSKKFIAAARRLGLQRLVVCGGVAANSRLRSLCLERAQERGLQLYLPPVRLCTDNGAMIAVAGYEAWRRGLRGDVRLAADPAWRM from the coding sequence TTGCTCGTACTCGGACTGGAAACCAGTTGTGATGAGACCGCCGCCGCCCTCGTGGAGGACGGCCGCCGCGTGCTGTCGGATGTCGTCTCGACCCAGGTGGACATTCACCGGCGGTGGGGTGGGGTGGTGCCGGAGCTCGCCAGCCGCAACCACATCGTTCAGGTCATGCCGGTGCTGCACGAGGCCCTCACGCGGGCGGGCAAGACGCTCGACGATGTGGATCTCATCTCCGTCACCTCGGGGCCGGGGCTCATCGGGGCCCTGCTGGTGGGGGTGCAGGTGGCCAAGTCGCTGAGCCTCGCCACCGGCAAGCCCTTCGTGGGCGCCAATCACCTGGAGGGACACCTCCTGGCCATCCGGCTGCTGGAGGATGCGCCCGAGCCTCCCTTCCTCGGGCTGGTCGTCTCCGGTGGGCACACCAGCTTCTACGAGGTCCAGGACTACGGCCGGTACCGTCTGGTGGGCAGCACGCGCGACGATGCGGCCGGTGAGGCCTATGACAAGACGGCACGCATCCTCGGGTTGCCGTACCCGGGAGGCCTGCCCATCGACCAGCTCGCCCAGAAGGGCAACCCCCAGGCCATCCACTTTCCCCGGGCCTTGCCTCAGGCAGACACCCTGGACGTGTCTTTCTCGGGGTTGAAGACGTCGGTGCTGAACCACGTGCGCAAGCAGGGTGTGCCCCAAGGGCAGGCACTCGCGGACCTGTGCGCCTCCTTCCAGGAGGCGGTGGCCGATGCCCTGTCGAAGAAGTTCATCGCCGCGGCGCGAAGGCTCGGGCTCCAGCGCTTGGTCGTCTGCGGCGGGGTGGCGGCCAATTCGAGGTTGCGGTCGCTGTGCCTGGAGCGGGCCCAGGAGCGGGGGCTCCAGCTCTACCTGCCGCCGGTGCGGTTGTGCACGGACAATGGCGCGATGATCGCCGTGGCGGGGTATGAGGCCTGGCGCCGCGGGCTTCGCGGCGATGTCCGGCTCGCCGCCGATCCGGCGTGGCGGATGTAA